The Candidatus Pantoea soli genome window below encodes:
- the aroC gene encoding chorismate synthase: MAGNSIGQLFRVTTFGESHGIALGCIVDGVPPGIPLTEADIQHDLDRRRPGTSRYTTQRREPDQVKILSGVFDGVTTGTSIGLLIENTDQRSQDYSAIKDLFRPGHADYTYEQKYGMRDYRGGGRSSARETAMRVAAGAIAKKYLQMQHGIVVRGYLAQIGDVACELKDWSIVEDNPFFCPDASKLEALDELMRALKKEGDSIGAKVTVVAENVPPGLGEPVFDRLDADLAHALMSINAVKGVEIGDGFAVINQRGSEHRDEIRADGFQSNHAGGILGGISSGQTISANLAMKPTSSITVPGKTITRAGEEVEMITKGRHDPCVGIRAVPIAEAMMAIVLMDHLLRQRGQNADVHSNVPRW; encoded by the coding sequence ATGGCCGGAAACAGCATTGGACAACTTTTTCGCGTAACCACCTTTGGCGAGTCGCACGGTATTGCGCTCGGCTGTATTGTTGACGGGGTGCCGCCCGGCATTCCGCTGACCGAAGCCGACATTCAGCACGATCTCGATCGCCGCCGCCCCGGCACCTCGCGCTATACCACCCAGCGCCGCGAGCCGGATCAGGTGAAAATTTTGTCCGGCGTGTTTGACGGCGTGACCACCGGCACCTCCATCGGCCTGCTGATTGAAAATACCGATCAGCGTTCGCAGGATTACAGCGCGATCAAGGATCTGTTTCGTCCCGGCCATGCTGATTACACCTACGAGCAGAAGTACGGCATGCGTGACTATCGCGGCGGCGGGCGCTCGTCGGCGCGTGAAACCGCCATGCGGGTGGCTGCCGGTGCGATTGCGAAAAAGTATCTGCAGATGCAACACGGCATCGTGGTGCGCGGCTATCTGGCGCAAATCGGCGACGTGGCCTGCGAGCTGAAAGACTGGAGCATCGTTGAAGACAACCCGTTCTTCTGCCCGGATGCGTCAAAGCTGGAGGCGCTGGACGAACTGATGCGCGCGCTGAAAAAAGAGGGCGACTCCATCGGCGCGAAGGTCACGGTTGTGGCGGAAAACGTGCCGCCGGGCCTGGGTGAACCGGTGTTTGACCGCCTGGATGCCGATCTGGCACACGCGCTGATGAGCATTAACGCCGTGAAAGGCGTGGAGATTGGCGATGGTTTTGCGGTGATCAACCAGCGCGGCAGTGAACACCGCGATGAGATCCGGGCGGACGGCTTCCAGAGCAACCACGCGGGCGGCATTCTCGGTGGCATCAGCAGCGGACAGACCATCAGCGCCAATCTGGCGATGAAACCCACCTCCAGCATCACCGTGCCGGGGAAAACCATTACCCGGGCGGGCGAAGAGGTTGAGATGATCACCAAAGGCCGCCACGATCCCTGCGTCGGAATCCGCGCAGTGCCCATTGCCGAAGCGATGATGGCCATTGTGCTGATGGATCACCTGCTGCGTCAGCGCGGACAAAACGCGGACGTGCACAGCAACGTACCGCGCTGGTAA
- the smrB gene encoding endonuclease SmrB: MSKKTPLSQDDQALFRQLMTGTRKLKQDTIVHKPTVKTREVPLKRLLSEQADNSHYFSDEFQPLLSSDGPTRYVRADVSHYELKKLRRGDYTPEIFLDLHGLTQMQAKQELGALIAACRREHIFCASVMTGHGKHILKQQTPLWLAQHPHVMAFHQAPKLFGGDAALLVLIEIEEWQPPELP, from the coding sequence ATGAGTAAAAAGACGCCGCTAAGCCAGGACGATCAGGCGCTGTTCCGTCAGTTAATGACAGGCACGCGTAAGCTGAAACAGGACACCATCGTGCATAAACCGACGGTGAAAACCCGCGAAGTGCCACTGAAACGGCTGCTCTCTGAGCAGGCCGATAACAGCCATTATTTTTCTGATGAGTTCCAGCCGCTGCTCTCCAGCGACGGGCCAACGCGCTACGTGCGTGCGGATGTCAGCCATTACGAACTGAAAAAGCTGCGGCGCGGCGATTATACGCCGGAGATTTTTCTCGACCTGCACGGGCTGACCCAGATGCAGGCCAAGCAGGAGCTGGGTGCGCTGATTGCCGCCTGCCGCCGCGAGCATATCTTCTGTGCCAGCGTAATGACCGGCCACGGCAAACACATTCTTAAGCAGCAAACGCCACTGTGGCTGGCGCAGCATCCGCACGTGATGGCGTTTCATCAGGCGCCAAAACTCTTTGGCGGGGATGCGGCGTTGCTGGTGCTGATTGAGATTGAAGAGTGGCAGCCGCCTGAATTGCCCTGA
- the mnmC gene encoding bifunctional tRNA (5-methylaminomethyl-2-thiouridine)(34)-methyltransferase MnmD/FAD-dependent 5-carboxymethylaminomethyl-2-thiouridine(34) oxidoreductase MnmC, giving the protein MKLTPVEHAQLTWNDQGTPVSRAFDDVYFSNDNGLEETRYVFLNGNQLPARFDTHPRDLFIVAESGFGTGLNFLTLWQAFDRFCAAHPTATLQRLHFISCEKYPLTQADLVAAHARWPELAPWAEQLQQQWPAALPGCQRLLFNQGKVTLDLWLGDINALIDTFDDSLHAQADAWFLDGFAPAKNPEMWTPALFAAMARMTRPGGTLATFTSAGFVRRGLQEAGFSMMKTKGFGHKRDMLTGVMAQTLVTPPRHPWYARPPADSQEVALVGGGIASAMLALALLRRGWRVTLYCADDAPALGASGNRQGALYPLLNQHDPALATFFPAAFSFARRLYDQLPVPFEHRWSGVLQLGWDDKSAAKIARMLEMGLPEAIAYGVTPQQAEQLAGVPLGAGGIFYPQGGWLSPSQLTSNLLEHAQSQGLRVHWLHRVTQLTPQPQGWQLQFAAQPAVQHAQVVLANGHALLDLAQTQTLPAYAVAGQVSHVPSRATLSQLKTVLCYDGYLTPVSEDFGTHCIGASYHRGETDTTWRSDDQQQNRQRLIDCLPDADWPQQVDVSDGEARTGVRCASRDHLPMSGSVPDYAATLAQYADLPQQRAAGAEIAAAPVFPGLFVLGALGSRGLCSAPLTAEVLAAQLSGEPQPLDATTLAALNPNRYWVRKLLKGKKAGD; this is encoded by the coding sequence GTGAAGTTAACCCCGGTCGAACACGCGCAATTAACCTGGAATGATCAGGGTACACCTGTTTCCCGAGCATTCGATGATGTCTATTTCTCCAACGATAACGGGCTGGAGGAGACGCGTTATGTGTTCCTCAACGGTAACCAGCTGCCGGCGCGTTTTGACACGCACCCGCGCGATCTGTTTATCGTCGCCGAAAGCGGATTCGGCACCGGCCTGAACTTTCTGACGCTGTGGCAGGCTTTTGACCGCTTCTGTGCCGCCCACCCCACCGCCACGCTGCAGCGCCTGCACTTTATCAGCTGCGAAAAATACCCGCTGACGCAGGCTGACCTGGTGGCCGCACACGCGCGCTGGCCGGAGCTGGCCCCGTGGGCTGAGCAGCTGCAGCAGCAGTGGCCCGCCGCGCTGCCTGGCTGTCAGCGCCTGCTGTTTAACCAGGGTAAAGTTACGCTGGACCTGTGGCTGGGTGATATTAACGCGCTAATTGATACCTTTGATGACAGTCTGCACGCGCAGGCTGATGCCTGGTTCCTTGACGGCTTCGCCCCGGCAAAAAACCCGGAAATGTGGACGCCGGCGCTGTTCGCGGCGATGGCCCGGATGACGCGGCCGGGCGGCACGCTGGCGACCTTTACCTCTGCCGGCTTTGTGCGCCGTGGCCTGCAGGAAGCCGGTTTCAGCATGATGAAAACCAAAGGCTTTGGCCACAAGCGCGACATGCTCACTGGCGTAATGGCACAGACGCTGGTGACACCGCCTCGTCACCCCTGGTATGCGCGTCCGCCAGCCGACAGCCAGGAGGTGGCGCTGGTGGGTGGCGGTATTGCCAGCGCGATGCTGGCGCTGGCGCTGCTGCGCCGCGGCTGGCGGGTGACACTCTACTGCGCCGATGACGCACCGGCACTCGGCGCTTCCGGTAACCGTCAGGGCGCGCTCTATCCCCTGCTCAATCAGCACGATCCGGCGCTGGCGACCTTCTTCCCGGCCGCATTCAGCTTTGCGCGCCGCCTCTATGATCAGCTGCCGGTGCCGTTTGAGCATCGCTGGAGCGGCGTGCTGCAGCTGGGCTGGGATGATAAAAGCGCCGCAAAAATTGCCCGCATGCTGGAGATGGGGTTGCCGGAGGCGATTGCGTATGGCGTTACGCCGCAGCAGGCAGAACAGCTGGCTGGCGTGCCGCTGGGGGCGGGCGGGATTTTCTATCCGCAGGGTGGCTGGCTCTCGCCGTCTCAGCTCACCAGCAACCTGCTGGAGCATGCGCAGTCACAGGGCCTGCGCGTGCACTGGCTGCATCGCGTTACGCAACTGACGCCGCAGCCACAGGGCTGGCAGCTGCAGTTTGCCGCCCAGCCTGCAGTGCAGCATGCGCAGGTGGTGCTGGCTAACGGCCATGCACTGCTGGATCTGGCGCAGACGCAGACGCTGCCAGCATATGCCGTGGCGGGACAGGTCAGCCATGTCCCCTCGCGTGCGACGCTCAGCCAGCTGAAAACCGTGCTCTGCTACGACGGTTACCTGACGCCGGTCAGCGAGGATTTTGGCACGCACTGCATCGGCGCCAGCTACCATCGTGGCGAGACCGATACCACCTGGCGCAGCGACGATCAGCAGCAAAACCGTCAGCGGCTGATCGATTGTCTGCCCGACGCAGACTGGCCGCAGCAGGTGGATGTCAGCGACGGTGAGGCGCGCACCGGGGTGCGTTGCGCCTCGCGCGATCACCTGCCGATGAGCGGCAGCGTGCCGGACTATGCCGCGACGCTGGCGCAATACGCCGATCTGCCGCAACAGCGCGCGGCGGGCGCAGAAATTGCCGCTGCGCCGGTATTTCCGGGGCTGTTTGTGCTGGGTGCGCTGGGATCGCGCGGTCTGTGCAGCGCGCCGCTGACGGCAGAGGTGCTGGCCGCCCAGCTGAGCGGCGAACCGCAGCCGCTGGATGCCACTACCCTGGCGGCGCTGAATCCTAACCGCTACTGGGTGCGTAAACTGCTGAAGGGAAAAAAGGCGGGAGACTAA
- the prmB gene encoding 50S ribosomal protein L3 N(5)-glutamine methyltransferase, translating to MDKIFVDEAVNELHTIQDMLRWAVSRFSAAGIWYGHGTDNPWDEAVQLVLPTLWLPLDIPEDMRHARLTASERHRIVERVIRRVNERIPVAYLTNKAWFCGHEFYVDERVLVPRSPIGELIENRFSGLLSQQPHHILDMCTGSGCIAIACAYAFPEAEVDAVDISADALAVAEQNIEEHGLLHHVTPIRADLFRNLPQVKYDLIVTNPPYVDAEDMDDLPNEYRHEPELGLAAGSDGLKLVRRILACAPDYLSEQGVLICEVGNSMVHMMEQYPDVPFTWLEFDNGGDGVFMLTRDQIVAAQHHFSFYKD from the coding sequence GTGGACAAGATTTTCGTCGATGAGGCAGTGAACGAGCTGCACACCATTCAGGACATGCTGCGCTGGGCAGTAAGCCGTTTTTCCGCGGCAGGCATCTGGTACGGCCACGGCACGGACAACCCCTGGGACGAAGCGGTTCAACTGGTTCTGCCGACGTTATGGCTGCCGCTGGATATTCCGGAAGATATGCGCCACGCGCGCCTGACCGCCAGCGAACGTCACCGTATCGTGGAGCGCGTGATTCGTCGCGTGAATGAGCGCATTCCGGTGGCCTATCTCACCAACAAAGCCTGGTTCTGCGGCCATGAGTTCTACGTCGACGAGCGCGTGCTGGTGCCACGCTCGCCGATTGGCGAGCTGATAGAAAATCGCTTTTCCGGCCTGCTCAGCCAGCAGCCACACCATATCCTTGATATGTGCACCGGCAGCGGCTGTATTGCCATCGCCTGCGCCTATGCCTTCCCGGAAGCGGAAGTGGACGCCGTGGATATCTCTGCCGATGCGCTGGCAGTGGCTGAGCAAAACATTGAAGAGCACGGCCTGCTGCATCACGTCACGCCAATCCGCGCGGATCTGTTCCGTAACCTGCCGCAGGTGAAGTATGACCTGATTGTCACCAATCCGCCGTACGTGGATGCGGAAGATATGGATGACCTGCCGAACGAGTATCGCCACGAGCCGGAACTGGGCCTGGCGGCGGGCAGCGATGGCCTGAAGCTGGTGCGTCGCATCCTCGCCTGCGCGCCGGATTACCTCAGCGAGCAGGGCGTACTGATTTGCGAAGTCGGCAACAGTATGGTGCACATGATGGAACAGTATCCGGATGTCCCCTTTACCTGGCTGGAGTTCGATAACGGCGGCGATGGCGTCTTCATGCTGACGCGCGATCAGATCGTCGCAGCACAGCATCACTTCTCCTTTTATAAAGACTAA
- a CDS encoding YfcL family protein, which yields MIVEFESRILALIDDMVEHASDDELFASGYLRGHLTLAVAEIEQRGEHTPEALQIHVSNSLQNAIAAGELSPRDQALVVGMWDNLFQQARQPA from the coding sequence ATGATCGTAGAATTCGAGTCCCGCATTCTGGCCCTGATTGACGATATGGTCGAACACGCCAGCGACGACGAACTGTTTGCCAGCGGTTATCTGCGCGGGCACCTGACGCTGGCGGTGGCGGAAATCGAGCAGCGCGGCGAGCACACGCCGGAAGCGCTGCAGATTCACGTGTCAAACAGCCTGCAAAACGCCATTGCCGCCGGCGAGCTGTCGCCACGCGACCAGGCGCTGGTGGTTGGCATGTGGGACAACCTGTTCCAGCAGGCCCGTCAGCCAGCCTGA
- a CDS encoding sulfite exporter TauE/SafE family protein, translating into MDLFVVSPLVIGVLFVVAVLAAFIDSIAGGGGLLTVPSLLAAGLSPAQALATNKLQSVGGSFSASLYFVRRGAVKLREQRLNIAMTFIGAMGGTLLIQHIQADVLRQILPLLLISIGLWFLLMPRLGEADREQRLHATGFALIGGGCVGFYDGFFGPGAGSFYALAFVTLCGFNLAKATAHAKILNFTSNFASLLFFMFGGKVVWGTGVIMLCGAFIGARLGARLVLSRGQKLIRPMVVTVSAVMSAKLLWDSHGSVILAWFAAL; encoded by the coding sequence ATGGACCTTTTTGTGGTCAGCCCGCTGGTGATCGGCGTGCTGTTTGTGGTGGCAGTGCTGGCGGCGTTTATTGACTCCATTGCCGGCGGTGGCGGTCTGCTCACGGTGCCTTCGCTGCTGGCGGCCGGCCTCTCGCCGGCGCAGGCGCTGGCGACCAATAAACTGCAGTCGGTGGGCGGCTCCTTCTCGGCCAGCCTCTATTTTGTGCGCCGCGGCGCAGTGAAGCTGCGTGAACAGCGACTGAATATCGCCATGACCTTTATTGGCGCGATGGGAGGCACGCTGCTGATCCAGCACATTCAGGCTGACGTGCTGCGACAGATCCTGCCGCTGCTGCTGATCAGCATCGGGCTGTGGTTCCTGCTGATGCCGCGTCTGGGCGAAGCCGATCGCGAACAGCGTCTGCATGCGACGGGTTTTGCGCTTATTGGCGGGGGCTGCGTGGGCTTCTATGACGGCTTCTTTGGCCCGGGAGCCGGCTCGTTCTATGCGCTGGCGTTTGTTACCCTGTGCGGCTTCAATCTGGCAAAGGCCACGGCCCATGCCAAAATTCTGAATTTCACCTCCAATTTCGCCAGTCTGCTGTTCTTTATGTTTGGCGGCAAAGTCGTGTGGGGCACCGGCGTCATCATGCTGTGCGGGGCCTTCATCGGCGCGCGTCTCGGCGCACGGCTGGTGCTGAGCCGCGGTCAGAAGCTGATTCGCCCGATGGTGGTGACCGTCTCGGCAGTGATGAGCGCGAAGCTGCTGTGGGACAGTCACGGCAGCGTCATCCTGGCGTGGTTTGCCGCCCTGTAA
- a CDS encoding elongation factor P hydroxylase — MRTEHHYQQLIEIFDGCFAEEFQTRLIKGEDEPIYLPADASSPWNRVVFAHGFYASALHEISHWCIAGEARRKLVDFGYWYCPDGRDAQTQSQFESVEIKPQALEWLFCMAAGFPFNVSCDNLDGECEPDRIAFQRKVHAQVMSYLEQGIPARPARFIAALTDYYGTLPLTTAQFPWPEEHGFAGA; from the coding sequence ATGCGTACAGAACACCACTATCAGCAGCTGATTGAGATTTTTGATGGCTGCTTTGCTGAGGAATTTCAGACCCGCCTGATTAAAGGCGAGGATGAACCGATTTATCTTCCGGCAGATGCGTCATCGCCGTGGAACCGCGTGGTGTTTGCCCACGGTTTCTACGCCAGCGCGCTGCATGAAATTTCGCACTGGTGTATCGCCGGCGAAGCGCGGCGCAAGCTGGTGGATTTTGGTTACTGGTACTGCCCGGACGGACGCGATGCGCAAACGCAAAGCCAGTTTGAATCGGTGGAGATCAAGCCACAGGCGCTGGAGTGGCTGTTCTGCATGGCGGCAGGCTTCCCCTTCAACGTGAGTTGTGACAATCTCGACGGAGAGTGTGAGCCGGATCGCATTGCGTTTCAGCGTAAGGTCCATGCTCAGGTCATGAGCTATCTGGAGCAGGGCATTCCCGCACGTCCGGCGCGCTTTATTGCGGCGTTAACGGACTATTACGGTACGCTACCTCTGACAACGGCACAGTTTCCGTGGCCGGAAGAACACGGATTCGCCGGCGCATAA
- the fadJ gene encoding fatty acid oxidation complex subunit alpha FadJ — MSESAFHLQMRPDHVGIITIDVPGEKMNTLRAEFVPQINAVLAEARSNPQLAGLVLISGKPDNFVAGADISMIARCQTAAEAEALAKQGQEVMASLAALPFPVVAAIHGACLGGGLELALACDARICTPDDKTRLGLPEVQLGLLPGSGGTQRLPRVAGVQQALSLILSGKQLRARQALKLGIVDEVVPHSILLATAIAQVHKGKPGLRPLARRDRLLQSPLLRPLLFMLAKRQTARKTQGNYPATDRIIDVVRTGLEQGSRAGHEAEARAFGELAMTPESAALRSLFFAATALKNEPVTEAEPRALRQIGVLGGGLMGGGIASVTATKAGLPVRIKDIHLSGINHALQYSWDLLSKKVKRRQLKAAERQQQMARISGGTDYQGFSQRDLVIEAVFEDLALKQQMVAEVESHCQPHTIFASNTSSLPISAIAEKAQRPENVIGLHYFSPVDKMPLVEVIPHAGTSAQTLATTVQLARQQGKTAVVVADRPGFYVNRILAPYINEAIRCLLEGEPVEHIDRALVKFGFPVGPLQLLDEVGIDVGSKISPILEQAYGSRFSAPEAVSAILADGRKGRKNRRGFYQYQRSRWPATRQADKTIYTLLQIQPQAKQREAQIAERCVMMLLNEAARCLDEGVIRSARDGDIAAVFGIGFPPFLGGPFRYMDQRGAAAMVATLQALAQQYGDRFTPCEALLTRASAQTNFYTSAHS; from the coding sequence ATGAGTGAATCCGCATTCCATCTACAGATGCGCCCGGATCACGTTGGCATCATCACTATTGATGTACCAGGCGAAAAAATGAATACGCTCAGGGCAGAATTTGTGCCGCAGATTAACGCGGTGCTGGCCGAAGCGCGCAGCAATCCGCAGCTGGCCGGCCTGGTGCTGATTTCCGGTAAGCCGGACAATTTTGTCGCCGGGGCCGATATCAGCATGATCGCTCGCTGCCAGACGGCCGCTGAGGCCGAAGCGCTGGCGAAGCAGGGTCAGGAAGTGATGGCCAGCCTTGCCGCACTGCCGTTCCCGGTGGTAGCCGCCATTCACGGGGCCTGTCTTGGCGGCGGGCTGGAGCTGGCGCTGGCCTGCGATGCGCGTATCTGCACGCCGGACGATAAAACCCGGCTGGGGCTGCCGGAAGTGCAGCTGGGACTGCTGCCGGGTTCCGGCGGCACGCAGCGTTTGCCGCGCGTTGCGGGCGTGCAGCAGGCGCTGTCGCTGATACTGAGCGGTAAGCAGCTGCGCGCCAGGCAGGCGCTGAAGCTGGGCATTGTGGATGAAGTGGTGCCGCATTCTATTCTGCTCGCGACCGCTATTGCGCAGGTGCATAAAGGAAAGCCAGGGCTACGGCCGCTCGCACGCCGCGATCGTCTGCTGCAATCTCCGCTGCTGCGGCCGCTGCTGTTTATGCTGGCAAAACGGCAGACCGCACGTAAAACGCAGGGCAACTATCCGGCCACCGATCGGATTATTGACGTTGTCCGCACCGGGCTGGAGCAGGGCAGTCGCGCCGGGCATGAAGCCGAAGCGCGCGCCTTCGGTGAGCTGGCCATGACGCCGGAATCTGCTGCGCTGCGCAGCCTGTTTTTTGCCGCCACGGCGTTAAAAAACGAGCCGGTGACAGAGGCGGAACCGCGCGCGCTGCGGCAGATTGGCGTACTGGGTGGCGGACTGATGGGCGGCGGCATCGCCAGCGTGACGGCGACCAAAGCCGGTTTGCCGGTGCGTATCAAAGATATTCATCTCAGCGGCATCAATCACGCTTTGCAGTACAGCTGGGATCTGCTGAGTAAAAAGGTAAAACGGCGACAGCTAAAAGCGGCAGAGCGGCAGCAGCAGATGGCCCGCATCAGCGGCGGCACGGATTATCAGGGATTCAGCCAGCGCGATCTGGTGATTGAAGCCGTCTTTGAAGATCTGGCGCTGAAACAGCAGATGGTGGCCGAGGTTGAAAGCCACTGTCAGCCGCACACCATTTTTGCTTCCAATACTTCCTCACTGCCGATCAGCGCCATCGCGGAAAAAGCGCAGCGACCGGAGAATGTTATCGGCCTGCACTACTTCAGCCCGGTGGACAAAATGCCGCTGGTTGAGGTCATACCGCACGCGGGCACGTCGGCGCAAACGCTGGCGACCACGGTGCAGCTGGCGCGTCAGCAGGGTAAAACCGCGGTGGTGGTGGCAGATCGTCCCGGTTTTTACGTTAACCGCATCCTTGCGCCTTATATAAATGAAGCTATTCGCTGCCTGCTGGAAGGGGAGCCGGTAGAACATATCGATCGTGCGCTGGTGAAATTCGGCTTTCCGGTGGGGCCGCTGCAGCTGCTGGATGAAGTGGGCATTGATGTTGGCAGCAAGATCAGCCCGATTCTTGAGCAGGCGTACGGTTCGCGCTTCAGCGCACCGGAGGCGGTCAGCGCCATCCTGGCCGATGGGCGCAAAGGCCGTAAAAACCGTCGGGGCTTCTACCAGTATCAGCGTTCACGCTGGCCGGCGACGCGCCAGGCGGACAAGACGATTTACACCCTGCTGCAGATACAGCCTCAGGCGAAGCAGCGCGAAGCGCAGATTGCTGAACGCTGTGTGATGATGCTGCTGAACGAAGCGGCGCGCTGCCTGGATGAGGGGGTAATTCGCAGCGCCCGCGATGGCGACATTGCCGCGGTCTTTGGCATCGGCTTTCCGCCGTTCCTCGGCGGGCCGTTCCGCTATATGGATCAGCGCGGGGCGGCGGCGATGGTCGCCACGTTGCAGGCGCTTGCGCAGCAATATGGCGATCGTTTCACGCCCTGTGAGGCATTACTGACGCGTGCGTCCGCCCAAACGAATTTTTACACTTCTGCACATTCGTGA
- the mepA gene encoding penicillin-insensitive murein endopeptidase, whose translation MRRLSLLFAALICSAAAVAATPWQQIQQPIAGSPQSIGGFANGCIVGARQLPLNSPHYQVMRQDQRRYYGHPDLIAFIQRLSTQVHQLQLGQVLIGDMGMAAGGRFSSGHASHQTGLDVDIWLQLPQTRWTAQQLLKPQPLDLVAPDDRQVIARHWQPQIDSLIKLAAKDSDVTRIFVNPAIKKQLCADAGSDRAWLNKVRPWFAHRAHMHVRLRCPPDSLECEDQAPPPPGDGCGAELESWFLPKKPGSTPLVKKTPPPLPPSCQALLDKHLL comes from the coding sequence ATGCGCCGTCTGTCTCTCCTTTTTGCCGCGCTGATCTGCAGCGCGGCCGCCGTCGCGGCAACACCGTGGCAGCAGATTCAGCAGCCCATTGCCGGCAGTCCGCAGTCCATCGGCGGTTTCGCCAATGGCTGTATTGTGGGTGCCCGCCAGCTGCCGCTCAATTCTCCCCATTACCAGGTTATGCGTCAGGATCAGCGCCGCTATTACGGTCATCCCGATCTGATCGCCTTTATCCAGCGACTGAGCACCCAGGTGCACCAGCTGCAGCTGGGGCAGGTGCTGATTGGTGATATGGGGATGGCAGCCGGCGGACGCTTCAGCAGCGGACACGCCAGCCATCAGACGGGTCTGGATGTGGATATCTGGCTGCAGCTGCCGCAAACCCGCTGGACCGCGCAGCAGCTGCTGAAGCCGCAGCCGCTGGATCTGGTGGCGCCGGACGATCGGCAGGTGATTGCGCGTCACTGGCAGCCGCAGATTGACAGCCTGATCAAACTGGCGGCGAAAGACAGTGATGTCACCCGCATCTTCGTGAATCCTGCGATTAAAAAGCAGCTGTGCGCGGATGCCGGCAGCGATCGCGCCTGGCTGAATAAAGTGCGCCCGTGGTTTGCACACCGCGCCCACATGCATGTGCGGCTGCGCTGCCCGCCGGACAGCCTGGAGTGTGAAGATCAGGCACCGCCACCGCCGGGCGACGGCTGCGGCGCTGAGCTGGAAAGCTGGTTCCTGCCGAAAAAACCAGGCAGCACGCCGCTGGTGAAGAAAACGCCACCGCCGTTGCCGCCTTCCTGCCAGGCCTTACTGGACAAGCATCTTTTGTAG
- the sixA gene encoding phosphohistidine phosphatase SixA — protein sequence MQVFIMRHGDAALEAASDAVRPLTLCGCDESRQMASWLNSKMPEIDKVLVSPYLRAGQTLATVREALKLPEGQEVLPELTPGGDPGMVACHLQALAIQGVHAVLVISHLPLVGYLVSELCPHEAPPMFATSAIACVDFDAEACEGKLAWQVSPSKLAKAI from the coding sequence ATGCAAGTTTTTATCATGCGTCATGGCGACGCAGCGCTGGAAGCAGCGAGCGATGCGGTTCGTCCTCTCACGCTTTGCGGCTGTGACGAATCACGCCAGATGGCGAGCTGGCTGAACAGCAAGATGCCAGAGATTGATAAGGTGCTGGTCAGCCCTTATCTGCGCGCCGGGCAAACCCTTGCCACAGTCCGCGAAGCACTGAAACTGCCGGAAGGGCAGGAAGTGCTGCCGGAGCTGACGCCAGGCGGCGATCCGGGCATGGTGGCCTGTCATTTACAGGCGCTGGCTATTCAGGGCGTCCACGCCGTGCTGGTGATTTCACATCTGCCGCTGGTGGGGTATCTGGTTTCAGAGCTCTGCCCGCATGAAGCGCCCCCGATGTTCGCGACCTCCGCCATCGCCTGCGTGGATTTTGACGCTGAGGCCTGTGAAGGCAAACTGGCGTGGCAGGTAAGTCCGTCAAAGCTGGCAAAAGCCATTTAA